A window of the Peromyscus leucopus breed LL Stock chromosome 22, UCI_PerLeu_2.1, whole genome shotgun sequence genome harbors these coding sequences:
- the LOC114696445 gene encoding tetratricopeptide repeat protein 27-like isoform X2: protein MPGVTWTPERALLRGFSTEAERLLCTREGRCGSDIGVFLDLLLEGSYEAMCLHSVTQNIFSSTMMAGEKIDSYLEKQIVNFLDCFTDLEDIGRGAKMKSHPS from the exons ATGCCGGGGGTGACGTGGACTCCGGAGCGGGCGCTGCTGAGGGGCTTCTCCACGGAGGCGGAGCGGCTGCTGTGCACGCGGGAGGGGCGCTGTGGCTCAG ataTTGGAGTTTTCTTAGACTTGCTGTTGGAAGGGAGCTATGAGGCCATGTGCTTACATTCAGTGACACAAAATATATTCAGCTCCACAATGATGGCTGGAGAAAAGATTGACAGCTACCTGGAGAAGCAGATAGTAAATTTCCTGGATTGCTTTACGGATTTGGAAGACATTGGAAG GGGAGCAAAGATGAAGTCACACCCATCGTGA
- the LOC114696445 gene encoding tetratricopeptide repeat protein 27-like isoform X1: protein MPGVTWTPERALLRGFSTEAERLLCTREGRCGSDIGVFLDLLLEGSYEAMCLHSVTQNIFSSTMMAGEKIDSYLEKQIVNFLDCFTDLEDIGRSWSHLEEETQLRKYPQRLACRTDVDVISVIEFLHSLFALVPVGLAVPSSTPDLSSVSSGLTQWSGDT, encoded by the exons ATGCCGGGGGTGACGTGGACTCCGGAGCGGGCGCTGCTGAGGGGCTTCTCCACGGAGGCGGAGCGGCTGCTGTGCACGCGGGAGGGGCGCTGTGGCTCAG ataTTGGAGTTTTCTTAGACTTGCTGTTGGAAGGGAGCTATGAGGCCATGTGCTTACATTCAGTGACACAAAATATATTCAGCTCCACAATGATGGCTGGAGAAAAGATTGACAGCTACCTGGAGAAGCAGATAGTAAATTTCCTGGATTGCTTTACGGATTTGGAAGACATTGGAAG gagctggagtcatttggaagaggaaacacaattgagaaaatacccacaaagattggcctgtag GACTGACGTTGACGTCATCAGTGTCATAGAATTTCTTCACAGCCTGTTTGCTCTGGTGCCTGTTGGCCTTGCCGTCCCATCGAGCACCCCTGACTTGTCGTCTGTCTCTTcagggctgactcagtggtcagGGGACACGTGA